From the Pyrenophora tritici-repentis strain M4 chromosome 5, whole genome shotgun sequence genome, the window GTACTACGCTCAAGAGCTTGGACTGTAGCGCGGATCCACACCCGGTAGGCACCACCAGCGTCTTGTACCTGTTTGGCCAGCGGTACTATGGCTGCAAGCGGGCCTGTGCTTGGTAGTCCAAACATGACAGGGCTATCAAGTACTTTCATCAACGAGTCTGAGACGATGGCTTGGTAAAAAGTAAGTTTATCGGTAGTTTTTATGTCAGTCCTGTAACGAGGACATATCGTCCCGAATGCAACATGGCTCTCTTTAGGGATATTGTCAAATCTCGGCTTCGACCTTCTGTAATTTGAGACGGTCCATTCTCTGATACGGTTCGCGACTTGAGTGAAGGAGTCTGCAAGCTCATTGTCCGTGATTTGTGATTCCATTCGAGTAAGTGATGAGATGCTGGACTTGAGCGACAAAAGCTGCTGGAGCCTTTCGTTTGATTCCTTTTCTGCAGTGTGTAGACGCACTCTGAGATCATCCGCTTCCCTCTGTGGTTTTGGTTTTTCAGAATCATTATGATCCACATGTTCTCGCGATATAAGCTGTTCCTCTAGCCCCACCAGATTGTAATGAGATTCGTGATTCTGGTGCAACGAACCCTCGTCCAAGCCTTTTCCAGCAAGTCGTTGCCTCGACTCCTCAATCATGTCCAAGTCAGCTTTTCTATAACTTCTTTCCTCCTCGAGCTCTTTTCTCAATGCCCCCTGCTCTTCTTTTGCAGCTGCCAACTCGCTCTCGAGATGCGCGACTCTCTGTGCTAGTCCTTCTGGTTGGACCCCGCTAGTCTCTCTCATGGGCTCCTTGCTACTGTTTGGAGGTACAGCATCCGTCGAAGCTTCAACTGCACCTCCATCCCTGTGTCTTAGCATATCATTAAATGGATTCTTGCGTCGGCGCACTTCCTCTTTCCTCGCATTAGGAGCAACTACTGTGGCTTTCGGCGTGGTGGCGGTACTAGTTAAGGGTTTGGACGATTTCGAAGTTAATCTGGCGGCGCGCCTGATATTTAGTTGTGGTGGAGAATCTGAAGATGTCAGGAGATAGTCAAAGGCAGATGTGCAAGCGTACCACCGCTCTTTCGTTCGGTCATGGCTGGGACCGAGCGTTCCGAGTTCAGGGTCGCATCGGAGCGGTTTGTTGTGAACTTCACATCAGACAAACTTCAACACGCTCTTTGGCAAGACCCCAGCCCTTAATGTCATAGATAATTGCACCCGGTCGTATCGGATACGACCAAATCCTGCCGCTTGTATGACCAGGGACGATACTGCAGCTTAATGCCTATTGCGGCGCAGGCAGGGCGCCAATTCAGGCTTCAACTTCAGATGGCCCTTTTCGCGGGTGCCTGAAGATATCAATGGCGCCTAGGCAAACAAGAAGATGACCTCAAGATCACACCCACGCGAAATCTCACCTCGATATTACTCGCGTCGAATTTAGAAGCAATTCAACCCCGCAGTCCGTTTTGCCCCACGCGCCGACTACGCGATTCATCAGTCAGCGTATAAACACGACTAGAGTCTCTTGAAGACATCGATCGGCATCATGAACAGCACATTGCCAAACCGAGGCAGCAATATCCCGTATACATTTGACCCAGGGAACAATGCTAGCGTGGACGTAGGCATAGTTTCACCAGCCAACACCACGCAAGATAGGCTCGTTGTTGGTGTTGATTTTGGGACTACCTACAGTGGTTGGTGCTATCCAATGGATACTGTACAATGACGCAATGCTGACTTTTGAACAGGTGTTGCAGCTGTCTATAGTGCGACCCCTGATGACATCGACATAATCAAAACATGGCCAAGCGGAAATGGTATGATCTTTATACCCGACGACTCTCTCAACTGACAAATACCCCTAGGTATCACATCGGACAAAGTACCCACCGAGATCGGTTACAGCGAGATCCCTTCCTCCCATGGTTCATCTTCCTCGCTTGGACCGACTGGGAAAGCTGCGCAAAATATAAAATGGGGCTTTCAGTTCAAGCCAGAGGAGACGCGTCTCCGATGTATAAAGCTATTTCTTGATCGCAATCAGAAGCTACCACATTTCGTGTCGCCGCTCGAAACCGCTGCTCAATTACGCAAATTTGACAAGACGGTCATGCAGGCAGTCTCAGACTACCTCGCGCAGATATACAAACATACAATGGAGACTTTGACTAGAAGATATGGAGAGACCTTTATAAGCTTGACCAAGGTCGAGTTTGTCTTGACAGTACCTGCTGTGTGGTCAGACTCGGCCAAGGATGCGACATTGAAAGCCGCAGAAAAGGCAGGCATGGGCAAGAAACACGAGTTGAAGCTCATTTCAGAGCCTGAAGCCGCGGCAGTATATACGCTAAAGGCCATACAACCGAGCCACTTGAAGGTTGGAGACAACATCATCGTTTGCGATGCTGGTGGTGGCACGGTGGACCTTATAGCCTATAGGATCACTCAGCTACATCCACTTCGTGTCGAGGAGTCAGCAGTCGGTACCGGTGGCCTCTGTGGCTCAACCTTTATCAACTACCGCTTCGAAGACCACGTTAAGAAGCGCATAGGGAGCGA encodes:
- a CDS encoding Hsp70 family protein, producing the protein MNSTLPNRGSNIPYTFDPGNNASVDVGIVSPANTTQDRLVVGVDFGTTYSGVAAVYSATPDDIDIIKTWPSGNGITSDKVPTEIGYSEIPSSHGSSSSLGPTGKAAQNIKWGFQFKPEETRLRCIKLFLDRNQKLPHFVSPLETAAQLRKFDKTVMQAVSDYLAQIYKHTMETLTRRYGETFISLTKVEFVLTVPAVWSDSAKDATLKAAEKAGMGKKHELKLISEPEAAAVYTLKAIQPSHLKVGDNIIVCDAGGGTVDLIAYRITQLHPLRVEESAVGTGGLCGSTFINYRFEDHVKKRIGSERYNWMREKKAKTWNMGMKYFEESVKRNFNEEEHSEVNIPFPGLPDDEEAGLDSGFLVMSAEEVKALFDPVIEEVIHLVEGQVYSIRAKGGFVCGIVLVGGFGQSNYLYSRMKSHFNSAPPPPYTERPTHAIALSASQSVEIYQPIHAWTAVVRGAVLRGLEGNMVISRRSRWHYGTSYATVFDDTKHPMSDRYWSPLWERWMVSDRMQWHIAKGAQVSESRPISFHYTRNFRPGQSLIVEDDLIACDADVAPESFQKGLINVDNDKGG
- a CDS encoding ERM multi-domain protein yields the protein MTERKSGDSPPQLNIRRAARLTSKSSKPLTSTATTPKATVVAPNARKEEVRRRKNPFNDMLRHRDGGAVEASTDAVPPNSSKEPMRETSGVQPEGLAQRVAHLESELAAAKEEQGALRKELEEERSYRKADLDMIEESRQRLAGKGLDEGSLHQNHESHYNLVGLEEQLISREHVDHNDSEKPKPQREADDLRVRLHTAEKESNERLQQLLSLKSSISSLTRMESQITDNELADSFTQVANRIREWTVSNYRRSKPRFDNIPKESHVAFGTICPRYRTDIKTTDKLTFYQAIVSDSLMKVLDSPVMFGLPSTGPLAAIVPLAKQVQDAGGAYRVWIRATVQALERSTVYVDIEKEKEAVLHRLCGEICHLLFTLTSITITTTAQSALKSILKDAVGLQRTLILQRARYELLFFRNQDEVMEFDDYTMEAINDPDPSADEDSDMDMDHTLKFCAFPGLVKYGDEQGQYPDMRNVLLKARVCSGVG